Below is a genomic region from Anaerolineae bacterium.
GTAGTGCCTGTGATCACCGTATCGAAATGGCGGATCGGCCCAGCTTCCATCAGGTCCAGCGCTTTGCCCTTTGGCATAGTCTCCGTCTGTGGGATGTCCAGCAACACAATATCCCCCACCTCAAGCTCGGCTAGCCATTGGGCCGTTGCTGCGCCGACGTTACCGGCGCCGATGATGCTGATCTTGTTACGACGCATCCTCTCGCATCCTCCTGCCGCTTCGAATGGGTTGGGTGAGCGCAAAGTGGTTTCGGGGGAGACCTCTAAATCAGCTAACGCTCCGCATAGTCACCGGGGATGGGAATGGTCTGCTCATGCCGTTGCCGGCAGCTCCGCCAGTGAGGCTGTCTCGGCCGTGGAGACCTCTGAGGTCAGGACGCCATCGGCCACTAACACCGGTTTCAACGCGCAGATCGCCACTTCCAGCATCTCTAGGTCTGGCTCTCGTGTGGTGAGACGCTGCAATGTCAACCCTGGAAGGACGAAAAGCCTCACCAACGGATGGCTCTGGTGATCTGCGGAGAAACGGATAAACTCATAGGCCACGCCTGCTATTAGAGGGATGACCAACACCCGTGATAACAGGCGCAGATACCATTGAGGGAACTGCAGAGGAATATGGAATAGAATTGCCAGGATCAGTACAAGCAAGAGAAAGCTCGTACCACAACGGATGTGCGCCGTGCTAAAGCGAGCCACCGAGGCAGGGGTCAGCTCCGCACCGGCCTCCAACGCGTTAATCGCCTTATGCTCGGCACCATGATACGCGAACACTCGGCGGATATCAGGCATCAAGCCGATCAGCCTGACATAAGCCAGGAACAGGGCTAACCGTACTATTCCCTCGACGACGCTGCTCGCCACAGGGGATGGCCAGAAGCGCTCTAACCAATGCGCCAACACCGAAGGAAATAGGAAGAATATGCCGATGCCTAGGGCTAACGAGCCAGCTACGGTGGTCCAGGCGACGGGCCCCTTGAACTCGACCTTCTCCTCAGCCATGGCCACGTCTGCAGACCACAGGAGAGCACGCATGCCCAGGACTAGGGCATCCCACAACATCGCCAAGCCACGAACGAAGGGCCATTGCCCCCATCGGCTAGTGTACACTCGCGCCGTTAACGGCTCCTGATGTACGATGATCTCCCCCTTAGGGTTCCGCACTGCGACGGCCATATGCGTACGGCCGCGCATCATCACTCCCTCGATCACCGCCTGGCCGCCGTA
It encodes:
- a CDS encoding DUF1385 domain-containing protein gives rise to the protein MARFYYGGQAVIEGVMMRGRTHMAVAVRNPKGEIIVHQEPLTARVYTSRWGQWPFVRGLAMLWDALVLGMRALLWSADVAMAEEKVEFKGPVAWTTVAGSLALGIGIFFLFPSVLAHWLERFWPSPVASSVVEGIVRLALFLAYVRLIGLMPDIRRVFAYHGAEHKAINALEAGAELTPASVARFSTAHIRCGTSFLLLVLILAILFHIPLQFPQWYLRLLSRVLVIPLIAGVAYEFIRFSADHQSHPLVRLFVLPGLTLQRLTTREPDLEMLEVAICALKPVLVADGVLTSEVSTAETASLAELPATA